TGAGCAACTCGCCGCAAGGCTGGGTGCGCCTCTCGGCGCCGGAAATTTTGTCGCTGGGCTTCCTGCCGAAAGTGGTGGCGCAATTTTCGCGCGACTATCCGAACGTGTCCGTGGACATCCATTTCTCGGACAAATCGATCGACCCCATCCAGGAAAAGCTCGATTTCGCCATCCGCGGCGCCTTCCCCCAGTCGAGCGAGCTGATCGGCTATCCCCTGTGGAACTACCGCCGCTACATGTACGCCTCGCCCGACTATATCGCCCGCATGGGCGCGCCCGAGGAACCGGAAGAGCTGGCCGGCCACGACATCATCATGCACTCGGCTCCCCGCATCCTGCGCGACTGGCATTTCGTTTCCACCGAGCGCAACGTGCGCTACCAGGTGCAGCCCCGCTTCCGCTTCACTTCCGGCATCGCCACCTTCCAGGCGGCCCTGGAAGGCGCCGGCATCGTGCGCCTGGCCAGCTGGCTGGCCGAGCCGTTTGTCGCCGCCGGCACCTTGCGCCGGGTCTGCACGGCATACCGGCTGACGTCATCTAAGGAGCTGGACCCGAGCATCCATGCCGTGTATGGCACGTCGAGGATGGCCAAGGGGGCCCGGCTGTTTCTGGAATATGTGCGGCAGCGAGGGCTGGAAATACCCGATGAACGGGCAAGTTAGCATCTATTTCGCGGCGATGACGTCGCTATACACGGCGAACTGCGCGCCATCGAAAACAAAGGCGGCCACCTCGCGCATGCCCAGTCGTTCATGCGCACGCAGCGAGCCGATATTGTCGCGCCGGATGAACAGCACCGCCTCCGCACCCCCATGCCGCGCGCGCATGGCAGAGTACAGCAGCACCAGCAAGCCCTGCCCCCGCTCCGAGTCCGCGATGCAGACGGGGCCATACACGTAGGCCTTGTCACTTCCCCGATACGCGGCCAGCATGGCCAGCACCACGGGCGCCTGCGCGGTGGCAGCTGCATCGCTGAACAACACGCCAACGACAGGCCCGTCCGCTGCGCGCCGCGCCACAATGACGGGCGATTCGCCATCCGCCATGCTGGCCACCTTGTCGCGCGAAAACTCGCCCGTCAGGCTGCCGCCCCGCGAGGGGGAATTAGCTTGCAACAAGGTCGTGATGGCGTCGATGTCGGCGGCCTGGGCCAGGCTGATCAGATAATGGCTGCTTAAATGTAACAATCAACGCTCCTCGATTGGGTTCTTCCGTTGAGATGCTGCTGAAGCGAATATGAAAACAGCTAGTGTGCAACTGCACAGTCCGCCACCTTGCTGGCCTTGGCGGCATCGGCCACCTGTACGGCGCTGCGCTTGACATCTCCCCACAGGTAAAAGATAAGAAAAATTCCCACCAGTGGAAAAATAAAGTGCAGGACCTCGTACTTTTTTTGCGGTGCAGGACACTCTTCGCCAGCGCAGCTCTTCTTTCGCCATAGCCCCACCACGCCGTAGCGACATAAATAAATAACTGCGTTCATCGTCACTGCGAGTATCCACACTATCGAAATAATAAGGAGGCTGAATAACCATTGTCCGATATTCGGCAGAAAACTCTTCGTCAGCACGTCCGAAAAGACGAGCGACAATAACATCCCGGTGCTAATTGACACTGTATGCGAGATGCCATGTATGACAGGCACCAGCACTTTCTGCCTGAAAAAATGCCCCCACTCGGCAGTCAACAACATGGTGCATGCCGCCAGAAAAAGGACAAGATTGAACAAGGGTGCTGGAATATCCTGGTAATGCACAATGAATTTGCGCTGTAGCGATTTGGCCATGTCATTGACAGGCTGATCAATCGTAAATTGCAATCCAAACAAGATCAAGCCAGTAAACAAGCCGCTCGCGATACCAATACCCGTATGCTGTATCGCCTGCGCCAACGCTGGCGAAATCCCCTCCACATAACGTAACCCCTGATCCCACCGAATCGAACGCAAGCGCCGGTAAGCAGCGTCGGCCTTCGCCAACCAGCGCTCGAAGGGATTGCATTCATCGCACATAATGGGTCTCCTGTCCGGCATCCGATGAGGCGCACTGCCTTATCGCCCATGCCAGTACCGTGGCCGACTGGCCCGGTACAACGTCGCATCGATATCGTCGCCAAATTCCAGCACCACCGCCCCCGTCACATCCGTGCGCAGCCGGGCAATGCCCATGTCGCCATAGCGCGCATACACTTGCGGCTTCGGATGTTTGTAGCGGTTCCGGTGCCCGACCTGGAAAATCGCCAGGGCCGGATGGACGGCGTTCAGAAAGGCCGGTGTCGACGAGGTGCCGCTGCCGTGGTGCGGCGCCAGCAGCACGTCGGCGGCCAGGTCGCCATCGGCCGAGCGCGCCAGCAACTGTGCTTCCTGCGCCGCCTCGATGTCGCCGGCCAGCAAGATTGCATGCTTGCCGGCCGTGATCTTCACGGTGCAGCTGCGGGCGTTCGGTTTCAGTGAAATGTCCGTGTGGCTGGCGGGTAATGGGTGCAGCATGGCGAAGCGCACGCCTTCCCAGATCCAGTTCTGGCCCGCCACGCAATGCAGATACGGACGCCGGGCTTGCCGCCGGGCCTCGACGGCCGGGTGGCCATCGAACAGGGACGAAGCCAGCCAGCCCACTTGCACGTTCTCCAGCAGAGAGATAGCGCCGCCCGCGTGATCGAGGTCGCTGTGCGAGATGATCACGCCGTCGAGCTTGCT
This window of the Janthinobacterium agaricidamnosum genome carries:
- a CDS encoding LysR family transcriptional regulator; amino-acid sequence: MSMKLMWEIRAFCTVVEKRSFIHAARMLGRSPSAVTRAIQFLEDAIGAELILRTQKQFTLTTAGETYYASAKHLLETQAEAEEQLAELSNSPQGWVRLSAPEILSLGFLPKVVAQFSRDYPNVSVDIHFSDKSIDPIQEKLDFAIRGAFPQSSELIGYPLWNYRRYMYASPDYIARMGAPEEPEELAGHDIIMHSAPRILRDWHFVSTERNVRYQVQPRFRFTSGIATFQAALEGAGIVRLASWLAEPFVAAGTLRRVCTAYRLTSSKELDPSIHAVYGTSRMAKGARLFLEYVRQRGLEIPDERAS
- a CDS encoding GNAT family N-acetyltransferase, translated to MLHLSSHYLISLAQAADIDAITTLLQANSPSRGGSLTGEFSRDKVASMADGESPVIVARRAADGPVVGVLFSDAAATAQAPVVLAMLAAYRGSDKAYVYGPVCIADSERGQGLLVLLYSAMRARHGGAEAVLFIRRDNIGSLRAHERLGMREVAAFVFDGAQFAVYSDVIAAK